The Salvia miltiorrhiza cultivar Shanhuang (shh) chromosome 1, IMPLAD_Smil_shh, whole genome shotgun sequence genome has a window encoding:
- the LOC131009207 gene encoding LOW QUALITY PROTEIN: transcription factor TCP2-like (The sequence of the model RefSeq protein was modified relative to this genomic sequence to represent the inferred CDS: inserted 1 base in 1 codon; deleted 3 bases in 3 codons), with protein MTLIPCVHIYSRPNATGGGVRNGGVGRFYGWPSSRIVRVLRASGGKDRYSKVLTSKGLQDRRVRLSVNTAIQFYDLQDRLGYDQPSKAVEWLLKRAAASSIAELPPMNTSFLDTPKQLSDEKRPSTAGSDQLCYDSAEIELLPVAADDQIVGVQHTSETSNGLGLSLSRSDSRIKARERTKERVAEKEKENEPTHTXSLNPISHTTSFTELLNGG; from the exons ATGACTCTGATCCCATGTGTCCACATTTATTCCAG ACCCAACGCCACTGGCGGCGGCGTGCGCAACGGCGGCGTTGGCAGGTTCTATGGCTGGCCTTCCTCGCGAATTGTTAGGGTTTTGCGAGCATCCGGTGGGAAGGATAGGTATAGCAAGGTGTTGACATCGAAGGGGCTTCAAGACCGGCGGGTGAGGCTGTCGGTGAACACCGCCATCCAATTCTACGATCTGCAAGATCGATTG GGGTACGATCAACCAAGCAAGGCGGTGGAGTGGCTGCTCAAG CGGGCGGCGGCGAGCTCGATTGCGGAGCTGCCGCCGATGAACACCTCGTTCCTCGACACACCCAAGCAGCTGAGCGATGAGAAGAGGCCGAGCACCGCCGGCAGCGATCAGCTCTGCTACGACTCCGCTGAGATCGAATTACTCCCAGTAGCAGCAGATGACCAAATCGTCGGCGTGCAACAT ACTTCTGAAACCAGCAATGGTTTGGGGCTGTCTCTGTCTAGATCTGATAGCCGAATCAAGGCACGAGAGCGGACCAAGGAGCGAGTcgcggagaaggagaaggagaatgAGCCGACTCACA GGTCTCTGAACCCTATCTCTCACACCACTTCCTTCACGGAGCTCTTGAATGGCGGATGA